The DNA window GAACGATGCTGATGCGGGCTCGGAAAAAATCATCGGACCGGTGTTCCATATTGAGGTTGAAAAAATTAAGCCGAACCCGTACCAGCCGCGCAAAGTGTTTGATGAAGTCCAGCTTCGGGAGCTTGCTTCATCCATCGCCGAGTTCGGCATTCTCCAGCCGCTTGTGGTTTCAAAAGTTGAACGCGTGACGGAGCAGGGAACCGAGGTTGAATATCAGCTCATTGCCGGTGAACGGCGGCTTTTGGCGTCAAAGATGGTGGGCTTGCCAAGAGTACCCGTGGTTGTCCGCCGCGTGCCGGAGGAACGCGAAAAGCTGGAGTTGGCAATCGTGGAAAACTTGCAGCGCGCGAATTTAAACGCCATTGAAACCGCGCGCGCATACGCGAAATTGCAAGATCAGTTTGGACTTACCCAGCGCGAGGTGGCAACGCGGCTCGGCAAAAGCAGGGAGGTGGTGGCAAACACCGTGCGGCTTTTGGGGCTTCCGTCAAACATCCAGGAAGCGATTTCGCAGGGCGTGCTTTCAGAGAGTCAGGGACGGTTGCTGCTTGCTATCGCTGAACCAATGCAACAGCAGACGTTGTTTGAAGATATTATTCGGAACAATTTGAGCGTGCGTGAATTGAAAAATCGCATCGGGCGGATGAACGGCGCATCGCGTGGCGCAGAGCGTCAAGTGGTAGGCATGGACCCCGAGACGCAGGCATATCAGCAACAATTAGAATTGTTTTTCGGCACCAAGGTGCGGCTGGAGCGCAAAGGTGCCTCCGGCAAAATTGAAATTGAGTTTTATTCGCCGGACGATTTACGGGGGATTTTGGAAAAATTAGCGGCGTCCGGAGCGCAAAACGCGGCCGCGCAAGAGGGAGAATCCGTCAGCGAACCGACGCAGGACTTCACGGTATAAGTGGTATAATAAAAGCATGTTAGCGACCTTGTATTCTAAAAAAGTATTCGCGAGTTTATTGCTGTGCGCGGGGTTTGTGGCGTTGCTTGGTTTTCGTTATGTTGCGTCTGCGGCGGGGACTCCCGAGAATCCTCTTGAACAAGCGTCGGGGTGCGCTGTTCCCAAGGTATGTCCCGGCAAGAAAGCGTTAGATGCGGCGCTTGATGCCCAGGATGCTGCTGAGTTGGTGTTTAAAGACTATATGGCGTCCGGATTAAGTTTACGGAATGCTCAAGCAGCTCTTGACGCAACCGGCTGGACATATCGCGATGACGTCGCGGTTGGCAATGGCAGTAAAAAGTTGCGGAACGATATTAAGCAGCTTCAGGATCGGGTCGCGTCTGCAAAAAATGAGCTTGGGCTGGATAAGCGCAGGTTTGACATTGCGGACGGGGCATTTCAGAAGGCGTTGAGAAACGTGAAGCCGATTTCCGGAGGGTCCGGGGCGAGCGAGTGCGCAGGGGTTGAAAAAATATTCAGCGAGTCTATAACCTTGGAGGCGGCATTTGAAGATACGAGCATCGCAATGCAGAATTTGTCCGAAAGGCATGGGGCGTTGCAGCAACTACGGCTTAACGCGCAGACCGCGACAAGTGAGTTGACGGCGGTACAAATCGCGGATCTCGCGGAGGCGCAAGCCGCGTATAATGAAGCGCTCGAGGGTTATCGTTCTGCGGAAGGCGCGCGGGCGAAAGCGTTGGAGGCAGTCGCGGAACAAGAGGCTCTTGATCGGGCGGCGTTGCTTGCAAGACAACGCGCCGCACAAAAAGCCACCGAACAATGCGTTTGTGAAGCGCTGGATAACTTGGGCGCCGCGACTGCCACGGGGGAGTCAACCGCCGAAGCTCGGGCGGGGTTGAAACAGCTGATCGGCGAAACAAAACAAGTTATTGTCGCGGAACGATTGGCGACGGCGCAAGCGAGAGTCGCGTTGGGGGTCGCGGAACGCGAAGCCGCCCAAAGTATTGGTTGGAAGTTGTTGCAAGGATCGCTAAAGGGCGCCGGAGTCGTTATTCGCGCGATTTTCGGCATCCCGGTAATGATTGCTTGGACGACGAAAGATATTATTGCAGCATCAGTAGAAGAAAACGCAAGAATTGAAAACGTTACCAATTCGGGTGTTGCGATGACGAGCATGCAAGTTCAGGCAGAGAACGTGGTCGGCAAGATAAAACTCTATTGGAAAGATTTGCTTCGCGCCATTGACGCGGAAGCGCAAGAGAATATTTGCGGAACTAATCCCGCGGGTACTCCGCAGGCTTCGGTGAAGCAGTTACTTGATCAGTTGTACGGATACGTCGGCCAGCTTGAGGCGTATAACCAAGCATACAAGATCACCGCAATCTTGAAGTTTTTGTCCGAGTCTAAGGTAAACCCGGAAACCGCGCAGCGAATGTTCGAAGTAATGTCTTATGACGGCGTTACGGAAACTTACCGCGTTTCTATTGATCGAACTTGGTTTGAACGATGGGGCGGGGTGCAGGGATATTTTGAATTCCGGACAACCGCGATTCCCGGCGGCCGGAAGGCATTACGGGATGACCTTGATGCGACGGATGAACGGATCTACCGCACATTGTTTGTGGGTAGCGGGATCGATTTGGATGGGTATATCAAGCAAGCTTATACAACAGCGGAAATTTCCTGCTCTGAGATTTTCCAATGCGGTCAACCGATGTTTTATCCGGTGACCTATTCCCCCGCGGATTACCAAACAAACCCGATCATACCCGATGAAGTTCACCCTACCTTTGAGAATGGTCAATTAGTCATACTGTCAACGTATGATGCGAATGGTGCGAGAATAACACAAGGCAGGGGCGGTTATTATAGGTGGAAAATATCCGGATCAGACATCAATTTATTTGATTATCTGAATTCGTCGCTTACCTATTATAGGGTTGCTTCGGATTACGTATTTAACCCTGATGATGTGAGAAACGGGGTGAATTTCGGGGAAAATCTTGGCGGTGAAACTCTTAGCGGATGCAACAATGAAACGTCGGGGTGGTATAAGGATTTTCCTCCGAATTTTCCGGATTTTCAAAAAGATGCGTGTTATCCGAACGACCGATTCAGTCAGAATACCAGCATGTACGCGAACGTGTCCGGAGCTTTAAACCGCGGAGGCCGAGTGATGGCGGTGATTTGTCCGGAAAAACTCCGAGCGGACGGAAATAAGGAGTGCGAGTATGAGAAGATACTCTGCTGGGAAGTCGGTCCGTCAAGCGGAGGCAGCGGGAAGGTTTGTAATGCACCAACCGGCGGTGCTTCGGGTCCGGTTAGTGTATCCGGGCAGTCTACGGGTTTCTTTGGCTCAATAGGAAGCGCAATTAAAAACGCGGCCAGCGCTGTCGGTGGTTTTCTTGGCGTCGCTTCGTCGCCCGCGGCGCCGAAAAATATATATAACGTGAACATGAATTTTACGATCCCCCCCGGCGGATTTTCGGATAATGCCTCATTTAAATCTCGAGATATCACCGGTAAATCCGGAAAGGTTGCCACCGTTCGTTCATCCACTGATGATAAGGGCGGCATTTGCTTTGACTTTATAGCGCAAGGAACGCAAAAGCTTTTGAGATTCTCTGATAAGACCAGCGGGCAACCCGCCGGTTCGTATTCGTCGCTACAAGGAACGTGCATAAAACAGCCCGCGCCCGGTCGGACTTTTCAGCTTCAGATGAGGTTTGATTTTTGAGGCTACGAGGACGATAACGAAGATAAATCAAGAGGCATCGTAATACATATGGGCATAGAAAATTTGGCAGAGGACATGCTTAATGAAGATTTTGGAGGGAAAAAGGAGGAGCAGAAATCCGAGTCAGCGGGCGCGGGGCGCGTTGAGGATGCTGTTATTGAAGGTATGCGGATGATTGACGATGAGATTCAACGATTGCAGGAGCGCGTCGCGGAGGGTAAAAAGTCAGAACTGCAAAATCTCGCCGAATTTTCCGAGGAGCTTTCAGTCGCGAAAAAAGAGCGTAACGAATGGGGAAAACTTTTGAAGTCGGCGAGGTACTTTTGGATTAGGGCTATTCTTTTGGATTCTTCTAAGGTCATGGTTGACAAGTTAAGGGGTATTTGCTACACTGTGAGTATGTTAGACACATTAGCTGGATTCTTCGTTATTTGGTGCTCAGCGGGATTAGCGGTAAAAGTTTTTGAGAAGGAATAATTATATGGAAATCATATTTTGGCTTATCGTAGGTTATATCTTCTTTTTTACCCCCGTAGGGATGGTTATTCTTATGTCTTTAGCGGTTATTTTGATGGGTAAGCCGGTTGATAAATCAAAGGAGATTAAGTAAATCTTCAAACGCCTTTTGCTGCACAGCTTTTGTTTTTCCGTACACTCCGAGCGTGCTTTCTAGCCCGCCTTTTATCAATCCGCGGTGTTAAAAGAGGAGCGGCTTGCTGCGATGGACAAAGCGGTAGAGGTGGCGCAGAGTGCCGGCGTGAAGAATTTGGAGGAAGTTGAGGTGGAGTTGCGCGCGACAGAGACGGCAATTCAAGAGTACGAACCGATGGATATTATGCGCCCGCAACCGTCCGTGGTTCAAGGGGAGGGAATGGTACTCCGTGAAAAGCAGCGGCTGTTAGCGGAGGCGCGGCTTTGGCTTAAGAAAGCGGCGATTATCCAGTCGCTTATGGAAGTGAGGGCAGAGACGAAGTAGGTATGGCCGCCCCTAGCTAATCGTTTTTTGATTGGCAGGTATGCAGTTTGTGGTATTATAGAAACATGGAAGAATTTCCCATGGGAGAACAAGAAGAAAATTTACAACAGGAAGAAGGGATGGCTGGGGGTAAGTCTATTGAGAAGCCCGGCGCGGAGATAAATTACGGCAAGATTGTCAAACCAGAAAGCGCGTTGGAAGAGCGTATTATCAATGACCTTGAGTGGCAGGAGGGGGCCGGATGGGGCGAGCCGAGACGCGGACACCCCGAGGGTGCGGTAATTTTTCATATCGCGGAGGTTCTGCAGAATATCAACAAGTTGAACGGCATATCCGAACTTGAAAGGGCGCAACTGCGAATCATCGCGCTGATCCATGACTCACTCAAGAACGAAGTAGATGTTCGGCATCCTAGGATTAACGAGAATCAGCACGGGATGTTGGCGCGAAGATTTGCTGAAAAGTATTCGCAGGACGACGCTGTTTTGAGAGTCATTCAGTTACATGATGCCGCGTACGACGCTTGGCGCAAGCGAAACGAAGTCGGAGGTGAACGCGTGCTCAGGCTTGTTGATAATCTCATTGTCGATCTCGGTCCGGAAAATCTCAATCTATACCTCCTTTTTTATCAGTGCGATAATGAGACCGGAACAAAAAGTCGGGAACATCTTCCATGGTTTAGGGAAGTAGCCAGTAAGCATTTCAGCGCATATGTGAAAAATTATGGACAAGAGCGCGGATAACAACTTCTCCTTAAAGTCGTACTGGCCATCTTTCGTGCTTGCGCCGTTACTCGCTGCTTTTATTGTGCAGCAGACGTACTTGTTTTTCCCACGCGTCGCACACGCAGATCAAGGAGTACAACTTGTTAATACGAAAGATATTCTGTACACCCAAATCGACGCAGGGATAAATCCTTCTGCAGAGGCTACAGCCGGGAAATTTGCAAACGATGCCGATTACTTGCGAGATTCGTTGAAATGTAAGGGGTGGAAGGGGAATCCGATTGACGTCGTGCGGTTTCCTGATGCGCCCCCCGGCGAGTTGACGGCGATTGACAATACGAGACCCGCGGTTGCCGCTGAACTTGGCATGGATCAGATTCCTGCTCATGTTCATGACGCGTCCGATCTGCTTAATAAGAAATTGGTAAAGTCAATTGGTTCTGAAATTCGAAAAGTGCTGGGAGAGAATCCCTCGCGTTTGGATGCACTTTCGAAAATCTTTGGCACTGACCCGAATAAGCTTCGGGGTCTGCGCGTCGGCGAGATCGCAGACCGTCTCACGAGCATCGCGAATCGTCCGCCGACATGGGGGGATTTCGCTCGTGTTCGTATGGTGAGTCAATCCCCCAACTTGATTGAAGCAAATCCTTATGGTTTCAAAGAAACTAAACTAGCCGGCACTTCGTTAACACCAGAAGAATTAGCAAGTTGCGACGCTTGCAAAAGTTTAAAAGTGCCTCCCGAAAAATGGGCAGAATTAGAAAATCAGACGGCCAGGAGATTGGAAGCTGAGGCATTTGGCAACGCGCCATTGTTGGACTTGAAGGAGGAGATTATCAAGGCTCATAAAGAGATTGATATATTGCAAGATCAACTCTCTAATACTGTACGCGCCGGAGATGAGGCGGGGGCGGTGG is part of the bacterium genome and encodes:
- a CDS encoding ParB/RepB/Spo0J family partition protein, which translates into the protein MLGRGLESLIPPQHQQSDDDARVVGASVANDADAGSEKIIGPVFHIEVEKIKPNPYQPRKVFDEVQLRELASSIAEFGILQPLVVSKVERVTEQGTEVEYQLIAGERRLLASKMVGLPRVPVVVRRVPEEREKLELAIVENLQRANLNAIETARAYAKLQDQFGLTQREVATRLGKSREVVANTVRLLGLPSNIQEAISQGVLSESQGRLLLAIAEPMQQQTLFEDIIRNNLSVRELKNRIGRMNGASRGAERQVVGMDPETQAYQQQLELFFGTKVRLERKGASGKIEIEFYSPDDLRGILEKLAASGAQNAAAQEGESVSEPTQDFTV